The Macrococcoides canis genome has a window encoding:
- a CDS encoding DUF3784 domain-containing protein: protein MIIGIILFIIIGLFMLTGRGGFLIAGYNTLPAEQKAKYDEKRLCRFAGAVFIAAAMCLVLMEYTEVNEVLSIALFIFIIVTFVILVYTSNYFRK, encoded by the coding sequence ATGATAATTGGGATTATTTTATTCATTATTATTGGATTATTTATGTTAACGGGACGTGGAGGGTTCCTTATTGCCGGATATAATACGTTACCTGCAGAACAAAAAGCGAAGTATGATGAGAAACGTCTATGTAGATTTGCAGGTGCTGTGTTCATTGCAGCGGCTATGTGCTTAGTATTGATGGAATATACAGAAGTCAATGAAGTCTTAAGTATCGCTTTGTTTATCTTTATAATCGTTACATTTGTTATTTTAGTGTATACTTCTAATTATTTCAGAAAGTAA
- a CDS encoding alpha/beta hydrolase, with protein sequence MTTVMKGAESYYHQGNNIGILLSHGFTGATYSMMPLAEAYSEAGYTVCLPRLAGHGTNLEDMAASTYEDWIQSIEEGLAKLKETCDTIIMSGLSMGGTLTLYMAAHHPEIKAIIPINAAVVIPYMHEAAHADIDIIPGDGSDINKQGVPEIGYKDTPVKSILEIRKLMRIVEESLYKISCPALIFVSPEDHTVPAFNAQLIYTSINSDDKQIIETPNSYHMSTIDHDRQLIIDESLKFVSQLI encoded by the coding sequence ATGACTACAGTAATGAAAGGTGCAGAAAGTTATTATCATCAGGGAAATAATATCGGGATACTGTTATCCCACGGATTTACAGGTGCAACTTATAGTATGATGCCACTTGCAGAGGCATATAGTGAAGCGGGGTATACGGTATGCTTGCCTCGACTAGCAGGACACGGCACTAATTTAGAAGATATGGCAGCATCTACATATGAAGACTGGATTCAAAGTATAGAAGAAGGACTGGCAAAGCTCAAGGAGACATGTGATACGATTATTATGTCGGGGTTATCGATGGGTGGAACACTGACGCTCTATATGGCAGCACATCATCCGGAAATTAAAGCGATCATTCCGATCAATGCCGCTGTCGTCATTCCTTATATGCATGAAGCAGCACATGCTGATATCGATATTATTCCAGGTGATGGCAGTGATATTAACAAGCAGGGTGTACCAGAGATTGGATATAAGGACACGCCGGTAAAGAGCATCCTCGAAATTAGGAAGCTGATGCGTATCGTTGAAGAAAGTCTGTATAAGATTAGCTGTCCCGCACTCATATTTGTCAGTCCGGAAGATCATACCGTACCTGCCTTTAATGCACAGCTAATCTATACATCTATCAATAGTGACGATAAACAGATTATCGAAACACCAAACAGCTATCATATGTCAACGATTGACCATGATAGACAGCTAATCATAGACGAATCATTAAAGTTTGTCTCACAGCTGATATAA
- a CDS encoding TcaA second domain-containing protein, giving the protein MKKFCTNCGHEAPLSHKVCTNCGTPFPAQESEVTHSSMAREPIPSRQKEKKQEKVRVKENKKKRPVWPFLLIGLLLAALIGAYFFLNHKYSPETHAKSIETAINDKDYKTLSNLLTVGQDGIAEEEAKAFATMIEKSGKKDDFFNELHAAAKDKNDTTIQISERDVLDLKRNGKHFSVFPKYNFEPVRHKVSIEGKEDADIEFTFNGKQHTISVADGKETEIGTFVAGKYALDAQKTIDGQSTDGTLDIDVLSEPQVQLAFNEHFINIKVEGDSKLDASETQVFVNDNEVDYNSAKTTYGPYKGDSLSIYAEGELDGKNFKTPTETLTDIDLAEGTNSVTLSFDEDDIDAYIAEQEQEKEETKSALERAEAAEARAKAAEERAEANANDDEDSDTESDSQSDIIMVETADDAIQAAEDHLGVSDLSEYGEVRTPDAKSFGYGFGVFDDNGDPVMSFDVYEDGTVVEYDETGEEIDRSNPYE; this is encoded by the coding sequence ATGAAGAAATTCTGTACAAACTGCGGTCATGAAGCACCGCTATCACACAAAGTATGCACGAACTGTGGTACCCCATTTCCTGCGCAGGAAAGTGAAGTTACTCATAGCAGCATGGCACGAGAACCGATTCCGAGCAGACAGAAAGAGAAGAAGCAAGAGAAGGTCAGAGTAAAAGAAAATAAAAAGAAAAGACCCGTATGGCCATTCCTACTCATCGGACTGTTACTCGCTGCACTTATCGGCGCATACTTCTTCCTGAATCATAAATACAGCCCTGAAACACATGCCAAATCGATTGAAACGGCTATCAATGACAAAGACTATAAAACGCTTAGCAACTTGCTGACAGTCGGTCAAGATGGCATCGCTGAAGAAGAAGCGAAAGCCTTTGCAACGATGATTGAGAAGTCCGGTAAGAAAGATGATTTCTTCAATGAACTTCATGCCGCTGCGAAAGATAAGAATGATACGACGATTCAAATCAGTGAGCGTGACGTCTTAGATTTAAAGCGTAACGGAAAACATTTCAGCGTGTTCCCTAAGTACAACTTCGAACCTGTACGTCATAAAGTATCGATTGAAGGTAAAGAAGATGCAGATATCGAATTTACTTTCAATGGCAAGCAGCACACTATCTCTGTAGCAGATGGGAAAGAGACAGAAATCGGTACATTCGTAGCCGGTAAATATGCACTGGATGCGCAAAAGACGATAGATGGACAGTCTACAGATGGCACACTTGATATTGATGTTCTGTCTGAGCCTCAAGTCCAGTTAGCATTCAATGAACATTTCATTAATATTAAGGTTGAAGGTGATAGTAAGCTGGATGCTTCAGAAACGCAAGTATTCGTTAATGATAATGAAGTGGATTACAACAGCGCTAAGACAACTTACGGTCCATATAAAGGAGATTCTTTAAGCATCTATGCTGAAGGTGAACTTGATGGAAAGAACTTTAAGACACCAACAGAAACGTTAACAGACATCGATTTAGCTGAAGGCACGAACAGCGTGACATTATCATTCGATGAAGATGATATCGATGCCTATATTGCAGAACAAGAACAAGAGAAAGAAGAAACGAAGTCAGCATTAGAACGTGCTGAAGCAGCCGAGGCACGCGCAAAAGCAGCCGAGGAACGTGCTGAAGCTAATGCAAATGATGACGAAGATTCTGATACTGAGTCTGATTCACAATCTGATATCATCATGGTCGAAACAGCTGACGATGCAATCCAGGCAGCTGAAGATCATCTTGGCGTATCTGATTTAAGTGAATACGGTGAAGTCCGTACACCAGACGCTAAATCATTCGGATATGGATTTGGTGTCTTTGATGATAATGGCGACCCTGTAATGTCATTTGATGTGTACGAAGATGGAACAGTAGTTGAATACGATGAAACAGGAGAAGAAATCGATCGATCTAATCCATATGAATAA
- a CDS encoding (S)-acetoin forming diacetyl reductase, giving the protein MFILSKVQGKVAMVTGGGQGIGEAICVRLAEDGFKVAVADFNLENAQKVAEAIGENAIAVKVDVADRDQVFAAVAETKEKLGGFDVIVNNAGLGPQTPIESITYETYRKVFDVNVGGTYWGIQAAVKAFEELGHGGKIINASSQAGQVGNPGLAVYGATKFAVRGITQTAARDLADKGITVNAYCPGIVKTPMMNGIAEQTAKEAGKPFEWGMEQFAKNIALKRLSEPADVAACVSYLAGPDSDYMTGQALIIDGGMVFN; this is encoded by the coding sequence ATGTTTATTTTGAGTAAAGTACAAGGCAAAGTTGCAATGGTAACAGGTGGCGGTCAAGGGATAGGCGAAGCGATTTGTGTACGATTAGCTGAAGATGGATTTAAAGTTGCTGTAGCGGATTTCAATTTAGAAAACGCACAGAAAGTTGCTGAGGCAATCGGAGAAAATGCAATTGCAGTAAAAGTAGACGTTGCTGATCGTGATCAAGTGTTTGCTGCTGTTGCTGAAACGAAAGAGAAGTTAGGTGGATTTGACGTTATCGTCAATAATGCAGGACTTGGTCCACAAACGCCAATTGAATCTATTACTTATGAAACATATCGTAAAGTGTTTGATGTTAACGTCGGTGGGACTTACTGGGGTATCCAGGCAGCTGTTAAGGCATTTGAAGAATTAGGTCATGGTGGTAAAATCATTAACGCTTCAAGTCAAGCTGGACAGGTTGGTAACCCAGGTTTAGCTGTTTACGGTGCGACTAAATTTGCGGTACGTGGTATCACACAGACAGCTGCGAGAGACTTAGCTGATAAAGGGATAACGGTTAATGCGTATTGCCCGGGTATTGTAAAAACTCCGATGATGAATGGTATTGCTGAACAAACTGCGAAAGAAGCTGGCAAGCCTTTTGAATGGGGAATGGAACAATTTGCGAAAAATATTGCTTTAAAACGTTTATCTGAACCAGCTGATGTTGCTGCTTGTGTTTCATATTTAGCTGGGCCTGACAGTGATTATATGACAGGTCAAGCATTGATTATTGATGGTGGTATGGTATTTAATTAA
- a CDS encoding M4 family metallopeptidase: MNRKMLALSLSASLLATAVTTEHADAKQTYKQQEIKAKVQNKKDVKNVLKQVPGAKNLKKLYKHYEVTAVQTDSLGYTHYTLQPKAKGKFATDQEIKVHTDKAGNVVLVNGETDAKAVNPANNVTIDKNTAISNAFNAVGINQNAAKNLGGETVKSADVVIDSKTNKLVYEVEMITVTPKVSHWKVLVDAGNGQVVEKLNLIQHAATTGTGRGVLGDTKTININSLSGGYTLEDITRRGVISSYSYNPSTGAANVISDRDRVFDGASQRAGVDANFYAGQVYNYYKNKFGRESYDNYGSPIYSVVHVNNLGGSDNTNNAAWIGDKMVYGDGDGRTFVALSGAKDIVAHEITHGVTQETANLEYYGQSGALNESFSDVFAYFLDPQDALIGEDVYTPGVSGDALRSMSNPGAFDQPSTMSQYVNTYADNGGVHINSGIPNKIAYDTIRQLGIQKSEQIYYRALTQYLTSTSDFWDAKYALAQSAYDLYGQNDANIVWSTWYYAGVQ; the protein is encoded by the coding sequence ATGAATAGAAAGATGTTAGCTTTATCATTATCTGCTTCATTACTTGCAACAGCTGTAACAACAGAACATGCTGATGCAAAGCAGACGTACAAACAACAGGAGATTAAAGCAAAGGTTCAAAACAAGAAGGATGTTAAAAATGTTCTGAAACAAGTACCAGGGGCAAAGAATCTAAAGAAATTGTACAAGCACTACGAAGTAACAGCAGTACAGACGGATAGCTTAGGGTATACGCATTATACATTACAGCCTAAAGCTAAAGGAAAGTTTGCAACAGATCAGGAAATTAAAGTCCATACGGATAAAGCAGGAAATGTTGTACTTGTTAATGGCGAAACAGACGCTAAAGCAGTCAATCCTGCGAACAATGTAACGATTGATAAGAATACTGCGATCAGCAATGCTTTCAATGCAGTAGGTATTAATCAAAATGCTGCGAAGAATCTCGGCGGAGAAACAGTGAAAAGTGCTGACGTCGTAATCGACAGCAAAACAAATAAGCTTGTATATGAAGTAGAAATGATTACAGTAACACCGAAAGTAAGTCACTGGAAAGTGCTAGTAGACGCAGGCAATGGGCAAGTTGTAGAGAAATTAAACTTAATACAGCATGCAGCGACGACTGGAACTGGTCGCGGTGTATTAGGAGATACTAAGACGATTAATATTAACAGTCTGTCAGGCGGATACACATTAGAAGATATTACACGTCGTGGTGTCATCTCAAGCTATTCATATAACCCGTCAACAGGTGCAGCCAACGTGATTTCAGATAGAGACAGAGTATTCGATGGTGCATCACAACGTGCAGGTGTGGATGCGAACTTCTATGCAGGACAAGTATATAACTACTATAAGAATAAATTCGGCAGAGAATCATACGATAACTACGGAAGCCCAATCTATTCTGTTGTACACGTGAACAATTTAGGTGGCAGCGACAACACGAATAACGCAGCTTGGATCGGCGATAAGATGGTATACGGCGACGGAGATGGTCGTACATTCGTCGCTTTATCAGGTGCGAAAGATATCGTTGCACATGAAATTACGCACGGTGTTACACAAGAAACAGCAAACTTAGAATATTACGGACAATCAGGTGCGTTAAACGAGAGTTTCTCAGACGTATTTGCATACTTCCTGGATCCACAAGACGCCCTAATTGGTGAAGACGTATATACACCAGGTGTATCAGGAGATGCACTTAGAAGCATGTCTAATCCAGGTGCATTCGATCAACCTTCAACGATGAGCCAATATGTGAACACTTATGCAGATAACGGCGGGGTACATATCAACTCAGGTATTCCGAACAAGATTGCATATGACACGATTCGTCAGCTTGGTATCCAAAAATCAGAACAAATTTATTACAGAGCATTAACGCAATATTTAACTTCAACATCAGACTTCTGGGATGCGAAGTATGCTTTAGCACAATCAGCATATGACTTATACGGTCAGAACGATGCAAACATTGTATGGAGCACTTGGTATTACGCAGGCGTACAATAA
- a CDS encoding DUF805 domain-containing protein, which yields MNQNEIIESYKSFWTRALDINGRSTRAEFWHPYWINFIISALIGMVSAGTLSGLFGLAVIIPTFTVTVRRLHDTNRTMVLAVVSQISGIIAVIASVVFVLTVLAAAASQSTSFFGATLIAGLFGTAVTGALYIYTLYVLVKPGDQFPNNYGNGGSTQLEYTQTQFVDKY from the coding sequence ATGAATCAAAATGAAATTATCGAAAGCTATAAATCATTCTGGACACGTGCATTAGATATTAATGGGCGATCAACGCGTGCTGAATTCTGGCATCCGTATTGGATTAACTTTATTATTTCTGCGCTAATCGGTATGGTCTCTGCAGGTACGTTAAGTGGTTTGTTTGGATTAGCGGTTATCATTCCTACTTTTACAGTAACGGTGCGTCGTTTACATGATACGAATCGTACGATGGTACTGGCTGTCGTATCACAGATTAGTGGTATTATTGCAGTTATCGCATCAGTGGTGTTCGTTCTGACCGTATTAGCAGCTGCCGCTTCACAAAGCACGAGCTTCTTCGGTGCTACGTTAATTGCCGGTCTGTTCGGTACTGCGGTAACGGGTGCTTTATATATTTACACACTTTATGTACTAGTGAAGCCTGGCGATCAATTCCCTAATAATTATGGAAATGGTGGTAGCACGCAATTAGAATATACACAGACCCAGTTTGTAGATAAATATTAA
- a CDS encoding endonuclease III domain-containing protein produces MKLTIQKLYDELYDNLGPQGWWPAEDKIEIIIGAILVQNTNWRNVELSLAQLREATQFDPEQILNLSEAALQTLIRPSGFYKNKGRAIISVLEWLQQHQYDFKAIDKMYTRELRNELLKLRGIGFETADVLLVYVFERVVFIADTYTRRLFTALGVPSKDYMDLYNKVTLPEDFTALHAQEFHGLLDEFGKLYMTSKGVKGQTFLDEYFVL; encoded by the coding sequence ATGAAACTTACAATTCAAAAGCTTTATGATGAGCTCTACGACAATCTTGGGCCACAAGGATGGTGGCCGGCAGAAGATAAGATAGAAATTATTATCGGAGCCATTCTTGTACAGAATACGAACTGGCGTAATGTAGAGCTGTCGCTTGCACAGTTAAGAGAAGCAACGCAGTTTGATCCTGAACAAATATTAAATTTATCAGAAGCAGCACTGCAAACGTTAATTAGACCGAGCGGCTTCTATAAGAATAAAGGACGTGCCATTATCTCTGTGCTCGAGTGGCTGCAGCAGCATCAATATGACTTCAAGGCGATCGATAAGATGTATACAAGAGAACTACGTAATGAGCTACTGAAGCTTCGAGGTATTGGATTTGAAACAGCAGATGTCCTGCTGGTCTATGTGTTCGAACGCGTCGTATTTATTGCAGATACATATACGAGACGTTTATTTACAGCGCTTGGCGTACCAAGCAAAGATTATATGGACCTCTATAATAAAGTGACGCTACCGGAAGACTTCACTGCATTACACGCCCAGGAATTTCACGGATTACTTGACGAATTCGGAAAGCTCTATATGACCTCAAAAGGGGTGAAAGGACAGACGTTTTTAGATGAATATTTTGTGTTATGA
- a CDS encoding Z1 domain-containing protein: protein MRLDGYFFNVVSARNHYADDEIALMVRTAEQLKHYSTDTFRPGMLLGRIQSGKTRSYMGMMALAFDDVFDVVIILTKNSNALARQTYERAVREFCEAVESDAVIIYDIMRMPRLRKFELRQKQIIIVKKEIKNIERLHQYFQDYDEIRSRKVMFIDDEADYASVVYSEDKDRNVTELKRIATRLDDLKASLPSAAYLQVTATPYSLYLQPDAEVLEARGYQPKRPAFTELVPTHDKYIGGQFYFEMDSAVANSLYHEIDDVELEILRKADNRRVKDDYLLTSKQLQGLRTALVNFIVGAKVRHLSQKRITKYSFIMHTITTKKAHLWQYDVVSRMEAKLRESIRTHPQRFEALVEAAYHDIQRSCEKMPDFPIVLQAVKASLEDEELLIEIVNSEQDVSQLLDHNGELKLRSPMTLFIGGQILDRGITVGNLIGFYYGRDPRKFQQDTVLQHSRMYGARPMEDMQVTRFYTTARIYHAMQRMHFFDEGLRASFMNNKRTVQFLTRDAQGEIIPCNPNKLLMSELITVKARKRFLPTGFQTLNKTKQIQLMKRIDKRIVSLEKTAVRHTGQNVLVPVQIINDILMEIAQTLIYTPGYEFQMARYTAMIDYLSQDGLAWVIVRTNRNISRMRNDGRYADRPDSGHDELKTAYTLGTEHPSIILLRQNGNEEEGWLGAPFYWPVIVAPSKMETVIFS from the coding sequence TTGAGATTAGATGGTTATTTTTTTAATGTGGTTAGTGCACGTAATCATTATGCGGATGATGAAATCGCGCTTATGGTACGCACGGCAGAACAGTTGAAACATTACTCTACCGATACATTTCGTCCCGGGATGTTACTTGGTAGAATTCAATCTGGTAAGACACGCAGCTATATGGGTATGATGGCACTGGCGTTCGATGATGTCTTTGATGTCGTTATCATTCTGACAAAGAATTCGAATGCACTTGCACGTCAGACATATGAACGTGCTGTTCGTGAATTCTGTGAGGCAGTGGAGAGTGACGCAGTAATTATTTATGATATTATGCGTATGCCTCGGCTGCGTAAGTTTGAGTTACGTCAGAAACAGATTATTATCGTAAAGAAGGAAATCAAGAATATTGAACGACTACATCAGTATTTTCAAGATTACGACGAGATACGTTCTCGTAAAGTAATGTTTATCGATGATGAAGCGGACTATGCTTCTGTTGTTTACAGCGAGGATAAAGATCGCAATGTGACTGAACTTAAAAGAATTGCGACACGACTTGATGATTTAAAGGCTAGCTTACCTAGTGCTGCATATCTACAAGTTACGGCAACACCGTACTCCCTCTATTTACAACCAGATGCTGAAGTACTGGAAGCACGAGGATATCAGCCGAAGCGTCCTGCATTTACCGAACTTGTTCCGACGCATGATAAGTATATCGGCGGGCAGTTCTACTTTGAGATGGATTCAGCTGTTGCAAATAGTTTATATCACGAAATCGATGACGTAGAGCTAGAAATATTACGTAAAGCAGACAACAGACGGGTCAAAGATGACTACTTACTGACGTCGAAACAATTACAAGGATTACGTACTGCACTTGTTAACTTTATTGTCGGAGCGAAAGTAAGACACTTAAGCCAAAAACGTATTACGAAGTATAGCTTTATCATGCATACGATTACGACGAAAAAGGCACACCTATGGCAATATGATGTGGTCAGTCGTATGGAAGCTAAGTTAAGAGAGAGCATCAGAACCCATCCTCAGCGTTTTGAAGCATTAGTTGAAGCAGCTTATCATGATATCCAGCGCTCATGTGAAAAGATGCCTGATTTTCCTATTGTGCTGCAAGCTGTGAAAGCTTCACTTGAAGACGAAGAACTATTGATTGAAATCGTCAATTCAGAACAAGATGTGAGTCAGCTGCTTGATCATAACGGTGAACTCAAGCTCAGATCACCGATGACCTTATTTATCGGGGGTCAGATTCTAGACCGAGGGATTACTGTCGGCAACTTGATTGGTTTCTATTATGGACGAGACCCCCGAAAATTCCAGCAAGATACAGTATTACAGCATTCTCGTATGTATGGTGCACGACCAATGGAAGATATGCAGGTGACGCGCTTTTATACGACAGCACGCATCTATCATGCAATGCAGCGTATGCATTTCTTCGATGAAGGTTTACGTGCTTCGTTTATGAACAATAAGCGTACCGTCCAGTTTCTTACCCGAGATGCACAAGGAGAAATCATACCTTGTAATCCAAACAAATTACTGATGTCCGAGTTGATAACTGTGAAAGCACGGAAACGATTTCTACCGACTGGCTTTCAGACTTTAAATAAAACGAAACAGATACAATTGATGAAACGTATAGATAAACGCATCGTTTCACTTGAGAAAACTGCTGTGCGTCACACAGGTCAAAATGTGCTTGTTCCTGTTCAGATTATTAATGACATATTGATGGAGATCGCACAGACGTTGATATACACGCCTGGATATGAATTTCAGATGGCACGGTACACTGCGATGATCGATTACTTATCGCAAGATGGACTTGCATGGGTCATCGTACGAACGAATCGTAATATAAGTAGAATGCGTAATGACGGAAGATATGCAGATAGACCAGATTCCGGTCATGACGAATTGAAGACTGCCTACACACTCGGAACAGAACATCCGAGCATCATCCTTCTCAGACAAAATGGAAATGAAGAAGAAGGATGGCTTGGTGCGCCCTTCTACTGGCCCGTCATCGTTGCACCGAGTAAGATGGAAACCGTTATCTTCTCATAA
- the glmS gene encoding glutamine--fructose-6-phosphate transaminase (isomerizing) — MCGIVGYIGTEDAKEILLKGLEKLEYRGYDSAGIAVRNGEDVRVYKEKGRIAELRKVVDNSFETTTGIGHTRWATHGVPNHENSHPHQSESERFTLVHNGVIENYEQLKNEYLSGVTFKSDTDTEIIVQLVEHFSKQGLETEAAFVEVLKLLHGSYALGLLDTENPDVIYVAKNKSPLLVGLGDGFNVIASDAMAMLQVTDTYTELHDGEIVLVTKENIEIKDLEGKKVKRKPYKAEIDASDIEKGTYAHYMLKEINEQPAAMRNIIQKYQDEKGNLKIDKDIVKAVRKADRIYIVACGTSYNAGLVGKEYLEKWAGIPTEVHVASEFVYNMPLLSKKPLFIYISQSGETADSRAVLVETKKLGHPALTITNVAGSTLSREADHTLILHAGPEIAVASTKAYTAQIAVLSILAQVAAADAGIDTGIDLLPELAKVTSAITTVIDDAELMEKIATDFLETTRNCFFIGRTMDYYVGVEGALKLKEISYIQAEGFAGGELKHGTIALIEEGTPVIALATQEGVNLSIRGNVKEVVARGANPCIISMDGLNQEGDTYVIPHVHEMLAPLVSVVTTQLIAYYAALHRGADVDKPRNLAKSVTVE; from the coding sequence ATGTGTGGTATCGTAGGATATATTGGAACAGAGGATGCGAAAGAGATCCTTTTAAAAGGTTTAGAAAAATTAGAATATCGTGGGTATGATTCAGCAGGGATTGCTGTACGTAACGGAGAAGATGTACGTGTCTACAAAGAAAAAGGGCGTATCGCAGAGCTGCGCAAAGTTGTAGATAATAGCTTCGAAACGACAACAGGTATCGGACATACACGCTGGGCGACACATGGTGTACCTAATCACGAAAACTCTCACCCACATCAATCTGAAAGTGAGCGTTTCACATTAGTGCATAACGGTGTGATCGAGAACTATGAGCAATTAAAGAATGAATATTTATCAGGTGTAACATTTAAGTCTGATACGGATACAGAAATTATCGTTCAACTTGTTGAGCATTTCTCTAAACAAGGTCTAGAAACAGAAGCGGCTTTCGTTGAAGTATTGAAATTATTACATGGTTCATATGCTTTAGGATTATTAGATACAGAGAACCCAGACGTTATTTACGTTGCGAAGAACAAATCACCTTTACTTGTAGGTTTAGGAGATGGGTTCAACGTTATCGCATCTGACGCGATGGCGATGTTACAAGTAACAGACACTTATACAGAATTGCACGATGGTGAAATTGTTCTTGTAACGAAAGAAAACATCGAGATTAAAGATTTAGAAGGTAAGAAAGTGAAACGTAAACCTTACAAAGCTGAAATCGATGCATCAGATATCGAAAAAGGAACATACGCGCACTACATGCTTAAAGAAATTAACGAGCAGCCTGCTGCAATGCGTAATATCATCCAGAAGTATCAAGATGAAAAAGGAAACTTAAAGATCGATAAAGATATCGTGAAAGCTGTGCGTAAAGCGGACCGTATCTATATCGTTGCTTGTGGTACATCTTATAATGCTGGTCTTGTTGGTAAAGAATACTTAGAGAAATGGGCGGGTATTCCAACAGAAGTACACGTGGCTTCTGAATTTGTCTACAACATGCCATTACTTTCTAAGAAACCATTATTCATCTATATCTCACAATCAGGTGAAACAGCGGATAGCCGTGCAGTATTAGTTGAAACGAAGAAATTAGGACATCCTGCACTGACTATTACAAACGTAGCAGGTTCAACATTATCACGTGAAGCGGATCATACATTGATTCTTCATGCAGGACCTGAAATTGCAGTAGCATCAACAAAAGCTTACACTGCACAGATCGCAGTATTATCAATCTTAGCGCAAGTTGCTGCAGCTGACGCAGGAATCGATACTGGAATTGATCTATTACCAGAACTTGCAAAAGTAACATCAGCGATTACAACGGTTATCGATGATGCTGAATTAATGGAGAAAATTGCAACGGACTTCTTAGAAACAACACGTAACTGCTTCTTCATCGGACGTACGATGGATTATTATGTAGGTGTTGAAGGTGCGTTGAAACTTAAAGAAATCTCTTACATCCAGGCAGAAGGTTTCGCCGGTGGAGAGTTAAAACACGGTACAATCGCATTAATTGAAGAAGGAACACCTGTGATTGCATTAGCAACTCAAGAAGGTGTGAACTTATCAATTCGCGGTAACGTGAAAGAAGTTGTAGCACGTGGTGCAAATCCTTGTATCATTTCTATGGACGGATTAAACCAGGAAGGCGACACTTATGTGATTCCTCATGTTCATGAAATGTTAGCGCCGTTAGTATCAGTAGTAACGACACAGTTAATCGCATACTACGCAGCATTACATCGTGGAGCGGACGTAGATAAACCACGTAACTTAGCAAAATCTGTAACAGTTGAATAA
- a CDS encoding TM2 domain-containing protein, whose product MNIQERQFIETKVMSQKKSPAVAYVLWFFLGGFGGHRFYFGKTGSAIGILALTLLTSWWTFGIPTFIWWVIDAFLIQNMLKEDEENIRRQAMAEVGLSKAHSAGTPAQSHAVVQEPTPVQEPVAPVEETKNHVG is encoded by the coding sequence ATGAATATTCAAGAGAGACAGTTTATTGAAACAAAAGTAATGTCACAAAAGAAATCGCCTGCAGTCGCTTATGTATTATGGTTTTTCTTAGGCGGTTTTGGTGGACACCGTTTTTACTTCGGTAAAACAGGATCAGCTATCGGAATTCTTGCATTAACTTTATTAACATCTTGGTGGACATTTGGTATTCCAACATTCATCTGGTGGGTTATCGATGCGTTCTTAATTCAAAACATGCTTAAAGAAGATGAAGAAAACATTCGCCGTCAAGCGATGGCTGAAGTTGGTCTATCAAAAGCACATTCAGCTGGTACACCTGCACAGTCACATGCTGTAGTACAAGAACCAACTCCAGTTCAAGAACCTGTTGCTCCAGTTGAAGAAACAAAGAACCACGTAGGTTAA